The following proteins are encoded in a genomic region of Brachyspira pilosicoli:
- the yqeB gene encoding selenium-dependent molybdenum cofactor biosynthesis protein YqeB, producing the protein MSLINNELVIVRGAGDLATGVVYSLYKAHFKVIILETQHPSAIRRKVALSEAVYDGKTKVEDIEAVLVKNYEEALNTITDYKEIPILIDTNCEILNHIKPTFLIDAIIAKKNLGTNKSMAKYTIALGPGFTAGKDCDIVIETMRGHNLGRMYLEGEAIPNTGIPGNIGGKESERVIHASSDGIIENIKNIGDFVREKEVIAYINNDNKKIEVIAPFEGLLRGIIRDGFKVHKGLKIADIDPRKSEYNNCFTISDKARNLGGAVLTAMMCLYKNN; encoded by the coding sequence ATGAGTTTAATTAATAATGAACTTGTAATTGTAAGAGGAGCTGGTGATTTAGCTACTGGTGTTGTGTACTCTTTATATAAGGCCCATTTCAAAGTTATTATATTAGAGACGCAGCACCCCTCTGCTATAAGAAGAAAGGTTGCATTATCTGAAGCTGTTTATGATGGTAAAACAAAAGTTGAAGATATTGAAGCTGTACTTGTAAAAAACTATGAAGAGGCTCTTAATACAATTACAGATTATAAAGAAATTCCTATTCTTATTGACACTAACTGTGAAATATTAAATCATATAAAACCAACATTTTTAATTGATGCTATAATCGCTAAAAAAAATCTCGGTACTAACAAATCTATGGCAAAATATACTATAGCATTAGGACCTGGTTTTACTGCTGGTAAAGACTGCGATATTGTTATAGAGACTATGAGAGGGCATAATCTCGGAAGAATGTATTTAGAAGGCGAAGCAATACCAAACACAGGAATACCTGGAAACATTGGAGGCAAAGAATCTGAAAGAGTAATACATGCAAGCTCTGACGGCATTATTGAAAACATAAAAAACATAGGTGATTTTGTAAGAGAAAAAGAAGTTATAGCATACATAAACAACGATAACAAGAAAATAGAAGTAATAGCACCTTTTGAAGGGCTTTTGCGAGGCATTATAAGAGATGGTTTTAAAGTACATAAGGGATTAAAAATAGCAGATATTGACCCAAGAAAATCAGAATATAATAATTGCTTTACAATTTCAGACAAGGCAAGGAACTTGGGAGGAGCTGTACTTACTGCTATGATGTGTTTATATAAAAACAATTAA
- the ygfK gene encoding putative selenate reductase subunit YgfK, with the protein MSDVMTPIPFGNLMNWILEEKKSGKVFGISRAFKADKAKYYEIFGRKLETPIGPAAGPHTQLAQNIIAAYYTGSRFFELKTVQKMDGEELSKCVNKPCITANDECYNCEWSTELYVPQAFDEYVKAWVALKVIAKEWDLGDMDGFQFNISVGYDYDGIKTEKIDKFIEGMKDASNTPIFKECKEWLTNNISRFKNFKKEDIDKINADICNSVTLSTLHGCPPTEIEKIASYLITEKKLNTFVKCNPTLLGYDYARKTLDEMGYDYISFTDFHFNDDLQYSDAVPMLQRLQKLASDNSLAFGVKITNTFPVDVKQKELPSEEMYMSGKSLFPLSMTVASRLSKDFDGKLRISYSGGCDYFNINDVIDAGIWPVTMATTFLKTGGYQRGEQIAKNLKEPKAFTKVDVAKTEKIVEWGKKSKHHVKPIKPLASRKVNKKVPLVDCYIAPCMETCPIHQDLTTYIRLNSKGQYEESFKVIIEKNALPFATGILCPHTCMDKCTRQFYEEPVSIRACKLEAAKAGYSKVIGTLKAAPSIGKKAGVIGAGPAGLSAAFFLARAGVEVTVFDKREKAGGVVANIIPNFRITAEEIGNDVSLCKQMGVKFELGKEIKDIKEFAKNYDYTVVCIGAHKNMPLKLEAGESMNALKFLEEFNKTNGSVELGENVVVIGGGNTAMDAARAAKKNKGVKNVRLVYRRTKRYMPAHEEELKEALEDGVEFMELLAPVKLESGKLLCKKMELSDYDEKGRRNVVETNETVEVSANTVIASIGEQIESDFYKSNGIDVDDKGKPKCNANNESSIKNVYVAGDGLYGAATIVEAIRDAKVVAESILGKAIAPDLPSVSTEEISYSKKGNLKEVSKDPEATRCLSCDYICESCTEVCPNRANVSIKVEGGAKISQIIHVDYMCNECGNCETFCPYSSAPYKDKFTLFATADDMKNSKNDGFLFLDKEGNAKLRIDGKEESYKAGSSKNFNGVYSIVDSVFNNYKYLILK; encoded by the coding sequence ATGAGTGATGTAATGACACCCATACCTTTTGGAAACCTTATGAATTGGATTTTGGAAGAAAAAAAATCTGGTAAAGTTTTTGGTATTTCAAGAGCGTTTAAAGCTGATAAAGCTAAATATTATGAAATCTTTGGAAGAAAATTAGAAACTCCTATAGGACCTGCTGCAGGACCTCATACTCAATTAGCTCAAAATATAATAGCTGCTTACTATACAGGAAGCAGATTCTTTGAACTTAAAACTGTTCAAAAAATGGACGGAGAAGAATTAAGCAAATGTGTTAATAAACCTTGTATTACTGCTAATGATGAATGTTATAACTGCGAATGGTCTACTGAGCTTTATGTTCCTCAGGCTTTTGATGAATATGTTAAGGCTTGGGTTGCTTTAAAAGTAATTGCTAAAGAATGGGATTTAGGAGATATGGACGGTTTTCAGTTTAATATATCTGTTGGTTATGATTATGACGGCATTAAAACTGAAAAAATTGATAAGTTTATAGAAGGAATGAAAGACGCTTCAAACACTCCTATATTCAAAGAATGTAAAGAGTGGCTTACTAATAATATAAGCAGATTTAAAAACTTCAAAAAAGAAGATATTGATAAAATTAATGCTGATATTTGTAATTCTGTTACATTATCTACTCTTCACGGTTGTCCTCCAACAGAAATAGAGAAAATAGCTTCTTATTTAATTACAGAAAAAAAATTAAACACATTCGTAAAATGTAACCCTACTCTTTTAGGTTATGATTATGCAAGAAAAACTTTAGATGAAATGGGTTATGATTATATATCATTTACTGATTTCCACTTTAATGATGACTTGCAGTATAGCGATGCTGTTCCTATGCTTCAAAGACTTCAAAAATTAGCTTCTGATAATTCACTTGCATTCGGTGTAAAAATTACTAATACATTCCCTGTAGATGTTAAACAAAAAGAATTACCTTCTGAAGAGATGTATATGTCTGGAAAATCTTTATTCCCTCTTTCTATGACAGTAGCTTCAAGATTAAGTAAAGATTTTGACGGAAAATTAAGAATATCATATTCTGGCGGTTGTGATTATTTTAATATTAATGATGTTATAGATGCTGGAATATGGCCTGTAACTATGGCTACTACTTTCTTAAAAACAGGCGGATACCAAAGAGGAGAGCAAATAGCTAAAAACCTCAAAGAGCCTAAAGCATTTACAAAAGTAGATGTTGCTAAAACAGAAAAAATTGTTGAATGGGGTAAAAAAAGCAAACATCATGTTAAACCTATTAAGCCTCTTGCAAGCAGAAAAGTTAATAAAAAAGTACCTTTAGTTGATTGTTATATAGCTCCTTGTATGGAAACTTGTCCTATTCATCAAGACCTTACTACTTATATAAGACTTAATTCTAAAGGACAATATGAAGAATCTTTCAAAGTAATTATAGAGAAAAATGCTCTTCCATTTGCTACAGGTATATTATGCCCTCATACTTGTATGGATAAATGTACTAGACAGTTTTACGAAGAGCCTGTAAGTATTAGAGCTTGCAAATTGGAAGCTGCTAAAGCTGGATACAGCAAAGTAATTGGCACATTAAAAGCAGCTCCTTCTATAGGCAAAAAAGCTGGTGTTATAGGTGCTGGTCCTGCTGGTCTTTCTGCTGCTTTCTTCTTGGCTCGTGCTGGAGTGGAAGTTACAGTATTTGATAAGAGAGAAAAAGCAGGAGGAGTAGTTGCTAATATCATACCTAATTTCAGAATTACGGCTGAAGAGATTGGAAATGATGTAAGTTTATGCAAACAAATGGGTGTTAAATTTGAATTAGGCAAAGAGATAAAAGACATAAAAGAGTTTGCTAAAAATTATGATTATACTGTTGTTTGTATAGGTGCTCATAAGAATATGCCTTTAAAACTTGAGGCTGGCGAATCTATGAATGCTCTTAAGTTCTTAGAAGAGTTTAATAAAACTAATGGTAGTGTTGAATTAGGTGAGAATGTAGTAGTAATCGGAGGCGGCAACACTGCTATGGACGCTGCTCGTGCTGCTAAGAAAAACAAGGGTGTAAAAAATGTTAGATTAGTTTATAGAAGAACTAAGAGATATATGCCTGCTCACGAAGAAGAATTAAAAGAGGCTTTAGAAGACGGTGTTGAGTTTATGGAATTACTTGCACCTGTTAAATTAGAAAGCGGCAAACTTTTATGCAAAAAAATGGAATTATCTGACTATGATGAAAAAGGCAGAAGAAACGTTGTTGAAACTAATGAAACAGTAGAAGTTTCTGCTAACACAGTAATAGCTTCTATAGGTGAACAAATTGAATCTGACTTCTATAAATCTAACGGCATAGATGTTGATGATAAAGGTAAGCCAAAATGCAATGCTAATAATGAATCATCTATCAAAAATGTTTATGTTGCTGGTGATGGATTATACGGAGCTGCTACTATAGTTGAGGCTATAAGAGATGCTAAAGTTGTTGCTGAATCTATTTTAGGTAAAGCAATCGCTCCTGATTTACCTTCTGTTTCTACTGAAGAGATTTCTTACAGCAAAAAAGGTAACTTAAAAGAAGTATCAAAAGACCCTGAAGCTACAAGATGTTTAAGCTGCGATTATATTTGTGAAAGCTGCACAGAGGTTTGTCCTAACAGAGCAAATGTCTCTATTAAAGTTGAAGGCGGAGCTAAAATATCACAAATTATACACGTTGATTATATGTGTAATGAATGCGGAAACTGTGAAACATTCTGTCCTTATAGTTCTGCTCCTTATAAAGATAAGTTTACATTATTTGCTACTGCAGATGATATGAAAAACTCTAAAAATGACGGCTTCTTGTTTTTAGATAAAGAAGGAAATGCTAAACTTAGAATTGACGGCAAAGAAGAGTCTTATAAGGCTGGAAGTTCTAAAAACTTTAATGGAGTTTATAGCATAGTTGATAGCGTATTTAATAATTATAAATATTTAATATTAAAATAA
- the xdh gene encoding selenium-dependent xanthine dehydrogenase, with product MGESAKIIINGKEMSFDSDRKLMDVLRNDCKCKSVKDGCSEGACGTCTVLIDGKPTKACIQTIGRLQGKSVQTIEGFTQREKDVYSHAFAVAGAVQCGFCIPGMVICAKGLIDKNNNPTRLEIVAAIKNNICRCTGYKKIIDAIELAAKMIRENIDVKEYKGKVKLGDKNIIRVDAKEKALGIGEYCDDVEIEGMLYGVAVRTKYPRAKILKIDISEAKALKGVVDVITAKDLPGAKKVGHIFHDWDVLIGEGETTRFIADGLALIVAEDEATAKKARDLVKIEYEELPLVRNPQEAMKENAPLVHEDRESNLLTHERLVKGNADEVIAKSKYKVTRHYELPWTEHAFMEAEVAVAMPFNGDGIFVYSSDQSVYDTKREVAMALGIDPEKVVVENKYVGGGFGGKEDMSVQHYAAIMAYRTKRPVKFKLTRQESINWHPKRHPMSIDMTTACDENGILTAMKAVLITDAGAYASLSGPVLQRACTHAAGPYNYHVIDIEGKSFYTNNPPTGPFRGFGVPQSCFATEMNINLLAEMCGLDPWEIRYRNAIRPGQVLPNYQIADDSTGLVETLEAVKDIFYNNKYVGIACSLKNSGVGVGLPDTGRVRLVVKDSKVNVYSAASCIGQGIATVLYQIAGETLNLNDDEIIVHQPNTATSPDSGTTSGSRQTLITGEACKRACEDLKKDLDSGKTLKDLEGKEYYGEWLTITDKMGVDKPHPVSHVAYSYATQVCILNEDGTIQKVVAAHDIGKAINPIALEGQIEGGVVMSLGYALTEKFPLENCVPKVKFGTLGLFRADKTPDVESIIIEKEGVPYGYGATGIGEISSIPTAPAVALAYYKFNGEFQTELPLKNTPYSR from the coding sequence ATGGGTGAAAGTGCCAAGATTATAATTAATGGCAAAGAAATGAGCTTTGACTCTGATAGAAAATTAATGGACGTTCTTAGGAATGATTGTAAATGTAAATCAGTAAAAGACGGCTGCTCTGAAGGAGCTTGCGGAACTTGTACTGTATTAATAGATGGAAAACCTACTAAAGCTTGTATACAAACTATAGGAAGACTTCAAGGAAAGAGTGTTCAAACTATAGAAGGATTTACTCAAAGAGAAAAAGATGTTTATTCTCATGCTTTTGCAGTTGCTGGTGCTGTGCAATGCGGATTCTGTATACCTGGTATGGTGATATGTGCTAAGGGCTTAATTGATAAAAACAATAACCCTACAAGACTTGAAATTGTTGCTGCTATAAAAAACAATATTTGCAGATGTACTGGATACAAAAAAATTATTGATGCTATTGAATTAGCAGCTAAAATGATTAGAGAAAATATTGATGTTAAAGAATATAAAGGTAAAGTAAAATTAGGTGACAAAAACATTATAAGAGTGGACGCTAAAGAAAAAGCACTTGGTATTGGTGAATATTGTGATGATGTTGAAATAGAAGGTATGCTTTATGGTGTTGCGGTTAGAACTAAATACCCAAGAGCTAAAATATTAAAAATAGATATAAGCGAAGCAAAAGCTTTGAAAGGTGTAGTTGATGTAATCACTGCTAAAGATTTACCTGGGGCAAAAAAAGTTGGTCATATTTTCCATGACTGGGACGTGCTTATTGGAGAAGGCGAAACTACAAGATTTATTGCTGACGGTTTAGCTTTGATTGTTGCTGAAGATGAAGCTACTGCTAAAAAAGCAAGAGATTTAGTAAAAATAGAATATGAAGAGTTACCTCTTGTAAGAAATCCTCAGGAAGCTATGAAAGAAAACGCTCCTTTAGTTCATGAAGATAGAGAAAGCAATTTACTTACTCATGAAAGATTAGTTAAAGGCAATGCTGATGAAGTAATAGCTAAATCAAAATATAAAGTTACAAGACATTATGAACTTCCTTGGACAGAGCATGCATTTATGGAAGCAGAAGTTGCTGTTGCTATGCCTTTTAATGGAGATGGTATATTTGTATATTCAAGCGATCAAAGTGTTTATGATACAAAAAGAGAAGTAGCTATGGCTTTAGGAATAGACCCTGAAAAGGTTGTAGTTGAAAATAAATATGTAGGCGGTGGTTTCGGCGGTAAAGAAGATATGAGCGTTCAGCACTATGCTGCTATAATGGCTTATAGAACAAAAAGACCTGTTAAATTCAAACTTACAAGACAAGAAAGTATTAACTGGCACCCAAAACGCCACCCTATGAGCATAGATATGACTACTGCCTGCGATGAAAACGGCATACTTACAGCTATGAAGGCAGTTTTAATAACAGATGCAGGTGCTTATGCTTCATTATCTGGACCTGTACTTCAAAGAGCTTGTACTCATGCTGCCGGTCCTTATAATTATCATGTTATAGATATAGAGGGTAAATCTTTCTACACTAATAACCCTCCTACTGGACCATTTAGAGGTTTTGGTGTTCCTCAATCTTGTTTTGCTACGGAGATGAACATAAACTTGCTTGCTGAGATGTGCGGTTTAGACCCTTGGGAGATAAGATACAGAAATGCTATTCGTCCTGGTCAGGTGCTTCCTAATTATCAAATAGCTGATGATTCTACTGGTCTTGTTGAAACATTAGAGGCTGTTAAAGATATATTCTACAACAACAAATATGTAGGTATAGCTTGTTCTTTGAAAAACTCTGGTGTTGGTGTTGGGCTTCCTGATACTGGAAGAGTTCGTTTAGTTGTAAAAGATTCAAAAGTTAATGTATATTCTGCTGCTTCTTGTATTGGACAGGGTATTGCTACTGTGCTTTATCAAATAGCAGGTGAAACTCTCAATTTGAATGATGATGAGATAATAGTTCATCAGCCTAATACTGCAACTTCTCCAGATTCTGGTACTACTTCGGGTTCAAGACAAACACTTATTACAGGTGAAGCTTGTAAGAGAGCTTGTGAAGACCTTAAAAAAGATTTAGATTCCGGCAAAACTTTAAAAGACTTGGAAGGAAAAGAGTATTACGGAGAATGGCTCACAATAACTGACAAAATGGGAGTAGATAAACCTCACCCTGTTTCTCACGTGGCTTATAGTTATGCTACTCAAGTATGTATACTTAATGAAGATGGTACAATACAAAAGGTAGTTGCTGCTCATGATATAGGAAAAGCAATTAACCCTATAGCTTTAGAAGGACAAATTGAAGGCGGTGTTGTTATGTCTTTGGGCTATGCTTTAACAGAGAAATTCCCGCTTGAAAATTGTGTACCTAAAGTAAAATTTGGTACTTTGGGATTATTTAGAGCTGACAAGACTCCTGATGTTGAATCTATTATTATAGAAAAAGAAGGGGTTCCTTATGGTTATGGTGCTACTGGTATAGGAGAGATTTCAAGTATACCTACTGCTCCTGCTGTTGCTTTGGCATATTATAAATTTAACGGCGAGTTCCAAACAGAATTGCCGCTTAAAAATACTCCTTATTCAAGATAA